Proteins from a genomic interval of Nocardioides jishulii:
- a CDS encoding hydroxymethylglutaryl-CoA lyase produces the protein MVEIVEVAPRDGLQNEKKVLPTEIKAELVRRSLDAGLRRIEVTAFARPDRVPQMADAEALLSEVTSDPRLTSIGLVLNRKGLDRAVAAGCDEITAVVVASDGLALRNQGADTKAQIEAWHTIAADAREAGIKASVIIAAAFGCPFDGEVSTERVLEVAKGVLDAGPDELAIADTIGVGVPAQVRAIVGGIRQLDADIQLRAHFHNTRNTGYANALAAVESGVTVLDASTGGIGGCPFAPGATGNIGTEDLLYLLDRSGVRTSTAIDASQVAATGTWISDQLGLPQAPAMLGRAGWFPAP, from the coding sequence GTGGTGGAGATCGTAGAGGTTGCCCCGCGCGACGGGCTGCAGAACGAGAAGAAGGTCCTGCCCACCGAGATCAAGGCCGAGCTCGTACGCCGCAGCCTGGACGCCGGACTGCGTCGCATCGAGGTCACCGCCTTCGCGCGGCCCGACCGCGTGCCGCAGATGGCCGACGCCGAGGCGCTCCTGTCCGAGGTCACCTCCGACCCGCGGCTGACCTCGATCGGCCTGGTGCTCAACCGCAAGGGCCTCGACCGCGCCGTCGCTGCGGGCTGCGACGAGATCACCGCCGTCGTGGTGGCCTCCGACGGCCTGGCCCTGCGCAACCAGGGCGCTGACACGAAGGCCCAGATCGAGGCGTGGCACACCATCGCCGCCGACGCCCGGGAGGCGGGGATCAAGGCCAGCGTCATCATCGCTGCCGCCTTCGGTTGCCCGTTCGACGGGGAGGTCTCCACCGAGCGGGTGCTCGAGGTCGCCAAGGGCGTCCTGGACGCCGGCCCGGACGAGCTCGCCATCGCCGACACGATCGGCGTGGGCGTGCCCGCCCAGGTGCGGGCCATCGTCGGCGGCATCCGCCAGCTCGACGCCGACATCCAGCTGCGTGCCCACTTCCACAACACCCGCAACACGGGCTACGCCAACGCACTGGCCGCGGTGGAGTCGGGCGTCACCGTGCTCGACGCCTCGACGGGCGGGATCGGCGGATGTCCCTTCGCCCCCGGCGCGACGGGCAACATCGGCACCGAGGACCTCCTCTACCTGCTCGATCGCTCGGGCGTCCGCACCAGCACCGCGATCGACGCGTCGCAGGTCGCCGCGACCGGCACCTGGATCAGCGACCAGCTCGGCCTCCCCCAGGCGCCGGCCATGCTCGGCCGCGCTGGCTGGTTCCCGGCGCCCTGA
- a CDS encoding class I adenylate-forming enzyme family protein, with the protein MTLIPGGAPLSIASGVREFAEATPDRVAVIDGDRTLTFAALDERASRLANHLTSSGLGVGDRVAVLLGNRLEYPEIAAGIAKAGLVMVPLNPRLTPAEARYILEHSESRAIVLDEALSTIVADSVSHLGLSATVLDGTTLGAAYEEALAAASDVDPRVEVPELDPFCITYTSGTTGKPKGVLISHRSRVLTFYMSALEYGLGAGRVSAAVAPMYHGAGFAFGYAPVFTGGTVTMLRKWDPQGFLDLVEKDRVQSAFLVPTMAQGIRSLGPDAVPAKDLSSLDTLYFNAAALPHALKEWVMDTFPGVGVHELYGSTESGVITNLRPVHMRAKSGSVGHAWYMTEIRIVDEQGNEVAPGQPGELFSRSPYLMNGYLKNPEATAECTTEDGFVTCGDIAVRDEQGFISIVDRKKDLIISGGTNVYPREIEEVLATHPAVVETAVVGEADEQWGETVVCHVVLRPGHELDTAALESHCRGELAGYKIPRRWYAIDALPRNAGGKVSKRDLAPPA; encoded by the coding sequence ATGACCCTCATCCCCGGAGGCGCACCCCTCTCCATCGCCTCGGGCGTGCGCGAGTTCGCCGAGGCGACTCCCGACCGCGTCGCCGTGATCGACGGTGACCGGACGCTGACCTTCGCCGCGCTCGACGAGCGCGCCAGCAGGCTGGCCAACCACCTGACCTCCAGCGGTCTGGGCGTGGGCGACCGCGTGGCGGTGCTGCTGGGCAACCGGTTGGAGTACCCGGAGATCGCGGCGGGCATCGCCAAGGCCGGACTGGTCATGGTGCCGCTCAACCCGCGCCTGACCCCGGCCGAGGCTCGCTACATCCTGGAGCACTCGGAGTCGCGCGCCATCGTCCTCGACGAGGCACTGAGCACGATCGTCGCCGACAGCGTCAGCCACCTCGGACTCTCGGCGACCGTGCTCGACGGCACGACCCTGGGTGCGGCGTACGAGGAGGCCCTGGCCGCCGCCTCCGACGTCGACCCGAGGGTCGAGGTGCCCGAGCTCGACCCGTTCTGCATCACCTACACCTCCGGGACCACCGGCAAGCCCAAGGGCGTGCTGATCTCCCACCGCTCGCGGGTGCTCACCTTCTACATGTCGGCACTGGAGTACGGCCTCGGGGCGGGCCGCGTCTCGGCCGCCGTCGCGCCGATGTACCACGGCGCAGGTTTCGCGTTCGGCTACGCGCCCGTCTTCACCGGCGGAACGGTGACGATGCTGCGCAAGTGGGACCCCCAGGGCTTCCTCGACCTGGTCGAGAAGGATCGCGTGCAGTCCGCCTTCCTGGTGCCGACGATGGCGCAGGGCATCCGCTCGCTCGGACCCGACGCCGTGCCTGCCAAGGACCTCTCGAGCCTCGACACCTTGTACTTCAACGCCGCCGCCCTCCCCCACGCGCTGAAGGAGTGGGTGATGGACACCTTCCCCGGCGTCGGCGTCCACGAGCTCTACGGCTCCACCGAGTCGGGCGTGATCACCAACCTCCGCCCGGTGCACATGCGCGCCAAGTCCGGCTCGGTCGGCCACGCCTGGTACATGACGGAGATCCGGATCGTCGACGAGCAGGGCAACGAGGTCGCGCCCGGCCAGCCCGGCGAGCTGTTCAGCCGCTCCCCCTACCTGATGAACGGCTACCTCAAGAACCCCGAGGCCACCGCCGAGTGCACCACCGAGGACGGCTTCGTCACCTGCGGCGACATCGCCGTGCGCGACGAGCAGGGCTTCATCTCGATCGTCGACCGCAAGAAGGACCTGATCATCTCGGGAGGCACCAACGTCTACCCGCGTGAGATCGAGGAGGTCCTGGCCACCCACCCGGCCGTCGTCGAGACCGCGGTCGTCGGCGAGGCCGACGAGCAGTGGGGCGAGACGGTGGTCTGCCACGTCGTGCTGCGCCCGGGCCACGAGCTGGACACCGCCGCACTGGAGTCGCACTGCCGCGGCGAGCTGGCCGGCTACAAGATCCCCCGTCGCTGGTACGCCATCGACGCCCTGCCGCGCAACGCCGGCGGCAAGGTCTCCAAGCGCGACCTCGCTCCCCCGGCCTGA
- a CDS encoding DUF4437 domain-containing protein, whose product MRPHVELIQENDYVWHAAELPGGEGRASERRLSVDEEDGSSSLRVDFHTDWGRGPGIHHANTEYYVLEGEINYGGQKIGKGGYVYAPKGVPVDYIKIAEGTRILKYREYGDAGFDAVDSLAGAQRWADAREDAIVIDTEAMKWDAVPNPGPMPGMYIKYLHVDPVTGFYTRLVHAQEGWSDHRLAHHPCYEEAYTTQGHMEYNFGTLDLGTYFFRPARVKHGHFTTMEGGATWLLRSDGELKNWYTQNEWVRWGGEAFNYGPEGLEEHPHPARRWSMSSHDMGEPWRTEEDIRQLNTSLQFQLDQGHDGPAIKHHGTGSDASVIAMMKAMDAAQLQGGHGHEHDHDHDHDHSHDHDHSHDGEHTHEDAPAERESITLNWGWSGRDTEDPEDRTAADQHIWGRRLNWKDGDPIPAPILSSLPVRSRSTGRWDGDGM is encoded by the coding sequence ATGCGTCCCCATGTTGAGCTGATCCAGGAGAACGACTACGTCTGGCACGCTGCAGAGCTGCCCGGCGGCGAGGGTCGCGCTTCCGAGCGCCGCCTCTCCGTGGACGAGGAGGACGGCTCCTCCTCGCTGCGCGTCGACTTCCACACCGACTGGGGTCGCGGCCCCGGCATCCACCACGCCAACACCGAGTACTACGTGCTCGAGGGCGAGATCAACTACGGCGGCCAGAAGATCGGCAAGGGCGGCTACGTCTACGCCCCGAAGGGCGTGCCGGTCGACTACATCAAGATCGCCGAGGGCACCCGCATCCTGAAGTACCGCGAGTACGGTGACGCCGGCTTCGACGCCGTCGACTCCCTCGCCGGCGCCCAGCGCTGGGCGGACGCTCGCGAGGACGCCATCGTCATCGACACCGAGGCCATGAAGTGGGACGCCGTCCCCAACCCCGGCCCGATGCCCGGCATGTACATCAAGTACCTGCACGTCGACCCGGTCACCGGCTTCTACACCCGCCTCGTCCACGCCCAGGAGGGCTGGAGCGACCACCGCCTCGCGCACCACCCGTGCTACGAGGAGGCGTACACCACCCAGGGCCACATGGAGTACAACTTCGGCACCCTGGACCTGGGCACGTACTTCTTCCGCCCGGCACGCGTGAAGCACGGCCACTTCACCACCATGGAGGGTGGCGCCACCTGGCTGCTGCGCTCCGACGGCGAGCTGAAGAACTGGTACACCCAGAACGAGTGGGTCCGCTGGGGCGGCGAGGCCTTCAACTACGGCCCCGAGGGCCTGGAGGAGCACCCGCACCCGGCTCGCCGCTGGTCCATGTCGTCGCACGACATGGGTGAGCCGTGGCGTACCGAGGAGGACATCCGCCAGCTGAACACCTCGCTGCAGTTCCAGCTCGACCAGGGCCACGACGGCCCGGCGATCAAGCACCACGGCACCGGCTCCGACGCCTCCGTCATCGCCATGATGAAGGCCATGGACGCCGCGCAGCTCCAGGGCGGCCACGGTCACGAGCACGACCACGACCACGACCACGACCACTCGCACGACCACGACCACTCGCACGACGGTGAGCACACCCACGAGGACGCCCCCGCCGAGCGCGAGTCCATCACCCTCAACTGGGGATGGTCGGGTCGCGACACCGAGGACCCCGAGGACCGCACCGCTGCCGACCAGCACATCTGGGGCCGTCGACTCAACTGGAAGGACGGAGACCCGATCCCGGCTCCGATCCTCTCCTCCCTCCCCGTCCGCAGCCGGTCCACGGGCCGCTGGGACGGCGACGGAATGTGA
- a CDS encoding CaiB/BaiF CoA transferase family protein, with amino-acid sequence MTTSSPVAGPLAGVRVLEAGQLLAGPFAATLMADQGADVIKVEAPGMGDPMRQWGRTDGKSLWWPVVGRNKRAVTLNLREEEGQELFLKLVAEADIIVENFRAGTFEKWNLSYERLKEVNPGIILVRVTGYGQTGPYSNRAGYGSIGEAMGGLRYVLGDPDRQPSRAGISIGDSLAAMHATVGALSALQRRSVTGEGQVVDASIYESVLAMMESLVTEWDIAGYQRERTGAILPNVAPSNVYPTKDDQLILIAANQDSVSSRLFAIMGKPEWSEPGHQYSTHVGRGQAQTELDDLISEWTKTVDAEELLRLMDEGGIPAGRIYKAADMLEDPHFQARESIVQVPDANFGQLRMQNVVPKLSATPGSIRWTGPEMGAHNDDVYGDLLGLSAEERAGLAERGII; translated from the coding sequence ATGACGACTTCCTCTCCTGTGGCAGGGCCGTTGGCCGGAGTTCGCGTTCTCGAGGCGGGTCAGCTGCTCGCCGGGCCGTTCGCCGCGACCCTGATGGCGGACCAGGGCGCCGACGTGATCAAGGTCGAGGCGCCCGGCATGGGCGACCCGATGCGTCAGTGGGGCCGCACCGACGGCAAGTCGCTGTGGTGGCCCGTGGTGGGCCGCAACAAGCGTGCCGTCACGCTCAACCTCCGCGAGGAGGAGGGGCAGGAGCTCTTCCTCAAGCTCGTGGCCGAGGCCGACATCATCGTCGAGAACTTCCGTGCCGGGACCTTCGAGAAGTGGAACCTCTCCTACGAGCGGCTCAAGGAGGTCAACCCCGGGATCATCCTGGTGCGGGTGACCGGCTACGGCCAGACCGGCCCCTACTCCAACCGTGCGGGCTACGGCTCGATCGGTGAGGCCATGGGCGGCCTGCGCTACGTGCTCGGCGACCCGGACCGTCAGCCGTCGCGCGCCGGCATCTCGATCGGTGACTCGCTGGCCGCCATGCACGCGACCGTGGGTGCGCTGTCGGCGCTGCAGCGTCGTTCCGTCACCGGTGAGGGCCAGGTCGTCGACGCCTCGATCTACGAGTCCGTGCTCGCGATGATGGAGTCGCTCGTCACCGAGTGGGACATCGCCGGCTACCAGCGTGAGCGCACCGGGGCGATCCTGCCCAACGTGGCGCCCTCCAACGTCTACCCGACGAAGGACGACCAGCTGATCCTGATCGCCGCCAACCAGGACTCGGTCTCCTCGCGCCTCTTCGCGATCATGGGCAAGCCTGAGTGGTCGGAGCCCGGACACCAGTACTCCACCCACGTCGGCCGCGGCCAGGCGCAGACCGAGCTCGACGACCTCATCTCGGAGTGGACGAAGACGGTCGACGCCGAGGAGCTGCTCCGCCTCATGGATGAGGGCGGCATCCCCGCAGGTCGGATCTACAAGGCGGCCGACATGCTCGAGGACCCGCACTTCCAGGCGCGCGAGTCGATCGTCCAGGTCCCCGACGCCAACTTCGGCCAGCTGCGGATGCAGAACGTCGTGCCCAAGCTCTCCGCCACCCCCGGCTCGATCCGGTGGACCGGCCCGGAGATGGGTGCGCACAACGACGACGTCTACGGCGACCTCCTCGGCCTGAGCGCCGAGGAGAGGGCCGGCCTGGCCGAGCGCGGGATCATCTGA